In Polaribacter sp. Hel_I_88, the following proteins share a genomic window:
- a CDS encoding heavy metal translocating P-type ATPase, protein MKKLKMKIPVILPQVPDEKDACINRIIDKLSGREGIDSVHISDEKPDGIPQLCFHYDPDVISLDRVKSLAETTGAQITDKFGHRLIAVEGIRHTRHARTIEKAVKEVDGVLEVSASASGMVRVEFDKGITGFGAIKKKIEKQGLTIIEPSVDTETYLQKMEVSNGEEKSEDTQDKEENQHVGESEDHVHKDGEEHNHKEGESEAHAHGGIFGKNTELIFAIICGTLLGIGFGLSYVESIPDWVSLSLYVGAYFFGGYFTAKEAIQTVAKGGFEIDFLMLVAAIGAAALGEWAEGALLLFLFSLGHALEHYAMEKARKSIAALADLAPKTALLKKDGKTEEVGIEKLSIGDIIVVKPNSKISADGVVVNGKSSVNQAPITGESVPVDKIPVEDTSRDYSADDDIKDENRVFAGTINGNNTLEIKVIKEAKDSTLSRLVKLVNEAQTQKSPTQLLTDKFEKYFVPSVLILVGILLFAFLVIDEPFSASFYRAMAVLVAASPCALAISTPSAVLSGVARAARGGVLIKGGRPLEDLGVITALAFDKTGTLTEGKPKLTDVVPLGDIEENELLKIAVAVENLSDHPLAKAVVRDGKERLKGTDINDASDLEAVLGKGIKASLGKDKIYIGNLDLYEDLDEAKPSEEISNKVKELESDGNTTMLIRRNKEYIGIIALMDTPREAAKETLKKLKEIGIKRMIMLTGDNQKVADAVAKEIGLTDAWGSLLPEEKVDAIKELKEKESKVAMVGDGVNDAPAMANSTVGIAMGAAGSDVALETADVALMADKLETLPFAIGLSRKAKAIIKQNLWVSLGVVALLIPATILSWANIGIAVAFHEGSTLVVVANALRLLAYKKD, encoded by the coding sequence ATGAAAAAACTAAAAATGAAAATTCCCGTAATCCTTCCACAGGTACCGGACGAAAAAGATGCCTGCATCAACAGGATCATCGACAAATTAAGTGGACGTGAAGGCATTGACAGTGTACACATATCCGATGAAAAACCGGACGGTATACCGCAACTCTGTTTCCATTATGACCCTGATGTCATTTCCCTTGATAGAGTAAAGTCCTTGGCAGAAACCACGGGAGCCCAAATCACGGATAAATTTGGGCATAGGCTAATAGCCGTGGAAGGGATACGCCACACCCGTCACGCCCGAACCATCGAGAAAGCAGTCAAGGAGGTCGATGGAGTTCTCGAAGTTTCCGCATCCGCTTCTGGAATGGTACGTGTGGAATTTGATAAAGGCATTACAGGATTTGGGGCTATTAAAAAGAAAATAGAAAAACAAGGGCTTACCATTATTGAACCTTCCGTTGATACAGAAACGTATTTACAAAAAATGGAAGTTTCCAACGGTGAAGAAAAATCTGAAGATACTCAAGACAAGGAGGAAAATCAACACGTTGGCGAGAGCGAAGACCACGTTCATAAAGACGGCGAAGAACACAACCACAAGGAGGGTGAAAGTGAGGCACACGCCCACGGTGGTATTTTTGGCAAGAATACCGAACTTATTTTTGCCATCATTTGCGGTACGCTTCTGGGTATTGGTTTTGGCCTTTCCTACGTAGAATCAATACCGGATTGGGTTAGCTTATCTTTATACGTCGGTGCTTACTTTTTTGGAGGGTACTTTACGGCGAAAGAGGCTATACAGACCGTAGCCAAGGGCGGCTTTGAAATCGACTTCTTGATGTTGGTTGCCGCCATCGGTGCCGCAGCTCTGGGCGAATGGGCAGAAGGTGCCTTGTTGCTGTTCCTGTTTAGTTTGGGGCACGCCCTTGAACATTATGCAATGGAAAAGGCCCGAAAGTCCATTGCGGCACTGGCAGATTTAGCACCAAAAACGGCATTGCTGAAAAAAGATGGCAAGACAGAAGAAGTCGGGATTGAAAAATTAAGTATAGGCGATATCATTGTGGTCAAGCCCAATAGTAAAATATCCGCAGATGGCGTCGTGGTCAATGGAAAAAGCAGCGTCAACCAGGCACCTATTACTGGGGAAAGTGTACCCGTGGACAAAATTCCCGTGGAAGATACGAGCAGGGACTATTCGGCAGACGATGATATCAAGGACGAAAATCGGGTATTCGCTGGAACTATCAACGGTAATAACACGCTGGAAATAAAGGTAATCAAGGAAGCCAAAGACTCTACACTATCCCGACTGGTCAAACTGGTTAACGAGGCGCAGACCCAGAAGTCCCCTACCCAACTGTTGACCGATAAGTTTGAAAAATACTTTGTACCATCCGTACTGATACTGGTGGGTATCCTGCTCTTTGCCTTTCTGGTCATTGATGAACCGTTTAGTGCAAGTTTTTACCGTGCAATGGCGGTATTGGTAGCCGCCAGCCCCTGTGCACTGGCCATTTCAACACCAAGTGCTGTATTAAGCGGGGTTGCAAGAGCGGCTCGTGGCGGGGTACTTATCAAAGGTGGGCGACCGCTTGAGGATTTGGGGGTCATTACGGCTTTGGCTTTTGATAAAACGGGCACGCTTACAGAAGGCAAGCCCAAACTTACCGATGTAGTACCATTAGGGGATATTGAAGAAAATGAACTGTTAAAGATAGCTGTTGCTGTTGAAAATTTGAGCGACCACCCTTTGGCCAAAGCTGTCGTAAGGGATGGGAAAGAGCGTCTGAAAGGTACTGATATTAACGATGCGTCAGATTTAGAAGCGGTTCTCGGAAAAGGTATCAAAGCGTCCTTGGGCAAGGATAAAATCTATATTGGAAACCTTGACTTGTACGAAGACCTCGATGAAGCAAAACCATCCGAAGAAATATCGAATAAAGTAAAAGAACTTGAAAGCGACGGAAACACGACGATGCTTATAAGAAGGAACAAAGAATATATCGGTATCATCGCCCTGATGGACACCCCACGGGAAGCGGCCAAGGAAACACTGAAAAAATTAAAGGAAATCGGTATCAAGCGGATGATAATGCTAACCGGGGATAATCAAAAGGTTGCCGACGCCGTTGCTAAAGAAATTGGATTGACCGATGCTTGGGGAAGCCTGTTGCCGGAGGAAAAAGTGGATGCCATAAAAGAATTAAAGGAAAAGGAATCCAAGGTGGCAATGGTGGGAGATGGTGTAAACGATGCGCCTGCGATGGCAAACAGTACCGTAGGTATTGCAATGGGTGCAGCGGGCAGTGATGTGGCTTTAGAAACCGCGGATGTTGCCCTAATGGCCGATAAATTGGAAACCCTGCCCTTTGCCATTGGCTTAAGTAGGAAAGCAAAGGCCATAATCAAGCAGAACCTTTGGGTAAGCCTTGGGGTTGTGGCACTTCTGATACCAGCCACCATTTTGAGCTGGGCAAACATAGGAATAGCCGTGGCATTTCACGAGGGGTCTACCTTGGTAGTCGTGGCCAATGCGCTGCGCCTTTTGGCTTATAAAAAAGATTAG
- a CDS encoding SHOCT domain-containing protein, with product MMDDWYFGGMHWIWWGLWIILIFWIFLIPYPTPGQKRKKDSAMEILRERFARGEISKEEFEQRKKLLRENKKK from the coding sequence ATGATGGACGATTGGTATTTTGGAGGAATGCACTGGATATGGTGGGGACTTTGGATAATCCTCATCTTTTGGATATTCCTAATTCCTTACCCCACCCCGGGACAGAAACGGAAAAAGGATAGTGCGATGGAAATCCTGAGGGAACGTTTTGCACGGGGCGAAATAAGCAAGGAAGAGTTTGAACAGCGAAAGAAACTGTTACGGGAAAACAAGAAAAAATAA
- a CDS encoding heavy metal translocating P-type ATPase: MKKKKLNLRDLNKTSSDNHKRNAGHNHSSPESIGKFKIYVPAIFSFVMLIIGIAMDYFDVAFFKDWIRIVWYAVAYLPVGFPVIKEGWNSIKNGDFFTEFLLMSIATIGAFAIGEYPEGVAVMLFYAVGELFQSAAVKRAKGSIKALLDVRPNEALVYRNNNYVSVNPEIVAIGEKVQVRVGEKIPLDGILLSEKGSFNTAALTGESKPDTIAKGEKVFAGSINLDGVIEIETTKEFKDSSIARILDMVQNATARKSKTELFIRKFARIYTPIVVFLAIGLTFIPYFFVDDYVFSDWLYRALIFLVISCPCALVISIPLGYFGGLGAASKNGILFKGASYLDEMTKITTVVMDKTGTVTKGVFKIKEINSITFEEADFMKYLMAMEEQSTHPIAKAILEYKADGSDYEATNVSEVAGKGLKGTVNGKTVLVGNKALMTSNNIEVPSETDGIVESIVMVSIDEKFAGYVTIADELKDDAHQAIKQIRDAGISKIIMLSGDKDSITQQVAKELNIDWAKGGLLPEDKLNEVEELKKQPDTKVAFIGDGINDAPVLAASGVGFAMGGLGSDVAIETADVIIQTDQPSKIARAIQIGRSTRKIVWQNIGLAFGVKVIVLILGAGGLATMWEAVFADVGVALLAILNAVRLQTKNYVKM; encoded by the coding sequence ATGAAAAAAAAGAAATTGAATTTAAGAGATTTAAATAAAACTTCATCCGATAATCACAAGCGCAATGCTGGCCACAACCATAGCAGTCCGGAAAGTATAGGGAAATTTAAAATTTATGTACCAGCAATTTTCAGCTTTGTAATGCTGATTATTGGTATTGCGATGGATTATTTTGACGTAGCTTTTTTTAAAGATTGGATACGTATTGTCTGGTATGCAGTCGCATATCTTCCAGTAGGTTTTCCTGTGATAAAGGAAGGTTGGAACAGCATCAAAAATGGCGATTTCTTTACCGAGTTTTTATTGATGTCCATCGCAACCATAGGTGCATTCGCCATTGGCGAATATCCCGAAGGTGTGGCAGTAATGTTGTTTTATGCGGTAGGCGAATTGTTCCAAAGTGCCGCCGTTAAAAGAGCCAAGGGAAGCATCAAGGCATTACTGGATGTAAGACCTAATGAAGCCTTGGTCTATAGGAACAACAATTATGTTTCTGTAAATCCCGAAATCGTTGCTATTGGCGAAAAAGTGCAAGTCCGTGTGGGCGAAAAAATTCCTTTGGATGGTATTTTATTGTCCGAAAAAGGCTCGTTCAATACCGCAGCATTAACGGGCGAAAGCAAACCTGACACCATTGCAAAAGGAGAAAAAGTATTTGCAGGAAGCATCAATCTGGATGGCGTTATTGAAATTGAAACGACCAAAGAATTTAAGGATAGTTCCATTGCACGTATTCTCGATATGGTGCAAAACGCCACCGCACGGAAATCAAAAACCGAATTGTTCATTAGAAAGTTCGCAAGAATCTATACACCAATCGTTGTCTTTCTTGCGATTGGATTGACGTTTATACCCTACTTTTTTGTGGACGATTATGTCTTTAGCGATTGGTTGTATAGAGCCTTGATTTTCTTGGTTATTTCCTGTCCTTGTGCATTGGTTATCTCTATTCCGTTGGGTTATTTCGGTGGATTGGGCGCAGCTTCAAAAAATGGAATTCTCTTTAAGGGCGCATCCTATTTGGACGAAATGACAAAGATAACTACCGTTGTAATGGACAAAACGGGAACCGTGACCAAAGGTGTTTTCAAGATTAAGGAAATCAATTCCATCACATTTGAGGAAGCTGACTTTATGAAATATCTGATGGCAATGGAAGAGCAATCTACTCATCCTATCGCAAAAGCGATTCTCGAATACAAAGCAGACGGTTCGGATTATGAAGCGACTAATGTTTCAGAGGTTGCCGGAAAGGGATTGAAGGGTACAGTTAATGGGAAGACGGTGTTGGTAGGCAACAAAGCTTTGATGACTTCAAACAACATAGAAGTCCCTTCAGAAACGGATGGTATTGTGGAATCAATAGTTATGGTGTCCATTGATGAGAAATTTGCAGGTTACGTAACCATTGCAGATGAACTTAAGGATGATGCACACCAAGCTATAAAACAAATTAGGGATGCAGGAATTTCTAAGATTATAATGCTATCAGGCGACAAGGATTCTATTACGCAACAAGTTGCAAAAGAGTTAAACATTGATTGGGCAAAAGGTGGATTGTTACCTGAAGACAAGCTAAACGAAGTTGAAGAACTGAAGAAACAACCTGATACAAAAGTAGCATTTATTGGTGATGGCATCAATGATGCACCAGTTTTGGCCGCAAGTGGTGTAGGTTTTGCGATGGGTGGTTTAGGAAGCGATGTCGCCATCGAAACTGCTGATGTTATCATACAGACAGACCAACCGAGTAAGATTGCAAGAGCGATTCAGATTGGTCGCTCAACAAGAAAGATTGTATGGCAAAATATTGGATTAGCATTTGGTGTAAAAGTAATTGTGCTAATTTTAGGAGCGGGTGGTTTGGCTACAATGTGGGAAGCAGTTTTCGCAGATGTTGGTGTTGCTTTATTGGCAATTTTAAATGCGGTAAGACTACAAACAAAAAATTACGTAAAAATGTAA
- a CDS encoding APC family permease — translation MAELKKSLSTLRLTFYGVGTIVGAGIYTVIGAAAGQAGTDLWLSFIFAAIAASVSAMSYAELSSTYPNAGAEFIFVRKAFPKIDIPSFLTGWTIAFHSSATIAAVLLAFSGYFNTFFNMPSLLISYGILLVLSLISITGITKSSTANIIMVSIQLLGLLLLIVFGLLETGPPKAEFFKVESISGTLAATATLFFIYTGFEHMAALGSEVKNPGKTIPRAFLMTMVITTIIYLFIAFTVLNIADPSALANVDSPLSLASSNLNNWLPVVLAIAALFATANAAFSGIISISRLLFGMASVGELPKFMTKTNAQKVPWVTTIVVMAAVAGFLLLGDIKIVAGMSSLGALLVFVAVNVALIVLRFKAPEQERPFKVPLAIGRVPILPILAILISLSLIIQFNWQVYSAFVGAVIVGIVLDYFLDKKSKDEIDPEKEKELFNH, via the coding sequence ATGGCAGAACTAAAAAAATCTTTGAGTACGCTTCGACTTACCTTTTATGGCGTTGGCACGATTGTGGGTGCAGGAATCTATACCGTGATTGGTGCAGCTGCTGGACAAGCGGGCACAGACCTTTGGTTGAGTTTTATTTTTGCAGCAATTGCGGCTAGTGTCTCTGCAATGTCCTATGCAGAGTTGTCCTCTACCTATCCCAATGCTGGTGCGGAATTTATTTTTGTACGCAAGGCATTTCCAAAAATTGATATTCCGTCTTTTCTCACGGGTTGGACGATTGCGTTTCATAGTTCGGCCACCATTGCAGCCGTGTTACTTGCCTTTTCGGGGTATTTCAATACGTTTTTTAATATGCCCTCTCTTCTAATAAGTTATGGCATTTTATTGGTGTTGTCATTAATTAGTATTACAGGCATCACAAAATCGTCGACAGCAAATATTATTATGGTCAGCATTCAACTTTTGGGATTGTTATTATTGATAGTATTTGGACTTTTGGAAACTGGTCCACCCAAAGCAGAATTTTTTAAAGTTGAATCGATTTCTGGAACTTTGGCGGCCACAGCTACACTGTTCTTTATCTATACTGGTTTTGAACATATGGCAGCTTTGGGTTCGGAAGTTAAGAACCCAGGGAAAACAATTCCCCGTGCATTTTTAATGACTATGGTAATAACTACAATAATTTATTTATTTATTGCTTTTACGGTTTTGAATATTGCAGACCCTTCCGCTTTGGCAAACGTGGATTCGCCACTTTCTCTTGCATCTTCCAATCTCAACAATTGGTTGCCTGTGGTATTGGCTATCGCTGCACTTTTTGCTACGGCTAATGCTGCTTTTAGTGGTATCATATCCATAAGTAGGTTGCTTTTTGGAATGGCCAGTGTGGGAGAACTTCCAAAGTTTATGACCAAAACCAATGCACAGAAAGTACCGTGGGTTACTACTATTGTAGTTATGGCAGCAGTTGCGGGATTTTTATTGTTGGGCGATATTAAGATTGTAGCAGGTATGTCTTCTTTAGGCGCTTTACTTGTTTTTGTTGCCGTAAATGTCGCACTTATCGTGCTTCGGTTTAAAGCACCAGAGCAAGAACGACCATTTAAAGTTCCTTTGGCTATAGGACGAGTGCCGATTTTACCCATTTTGGCGATACTTATAAGTCTATCATTGATAATCCAATTTAATTGGCAGGTTTATTCAGCGTTCGTAGGTGCTGTTATCGTGGGTATTGTGCTTGATTATTTTTTGGACAAAAAGTCAAAAGATGAAATAGACCCTGAAAAAGAAAAGGAACTTTTTAACCATTAA
- a CDS encoding bestrophin family protein gives MLLNKRISIVNFIKTIKFDIVFIVFIVSYAVAVGILDQYGFLSKISIPIGVTAVFGTAVALLLGFRTNQAYERWWEARIIWGAIVNDSRTLVRQCVSFFKRSNGQYDILVNEMTNRQIIWCYALGESLRKLPFSPKVKEYQKSYKLESFNIPNTLLSEHSETLLKAKENGMVNDFQQVQIDSTIARLCDSMGKCERIKNTVFPKAHSLLIHLIIYVFATMLPFGLSDQYLAVEISLTIGIPIIFVAIEKTSILMQDPFENRPMDTPVTDLATTIEINLKQMIGDEDIPIKEKASEYYIL, from the coding sequence ATGCTCTTAAATAAAAGAATATCCATTGTCAATTTTATTAAAACCATAAAGTTTGATATTGTATTTATTGTATTTATTGTATCTTATGCTGTAGCTGTGGGTATTTTGGACCAATATGGTTTTTTGTCAAAAATCTCTATTCCAATTGGTGTTACTGCTGTTTTTGGCACTGCGGTAGCTTTGCTTTTGGGTTTTCGAACCAATCAAGCTTATGAGCGCTGGTGGGAAGCCCGTATTATATGGGGCGCAATTGTGAATGATTCCCGAACACTGGTCAGACAATGTGTTTCATTTTTCAAAAGGAGCAACGGGCAGTACGATATTTTGGTCAATGAAATGACCAACCGTCAAATAATCTGGTGCTATGCATTGGGTGAATCATTGAGAAAACTACCCTTTTCCCCCAAAGTTAAGGAATACCAAAAATCTTATAAGTTGGAGTCTTTTAATATTCCAAATACTTTATTGTCAGAACATTCTGAAACTTTGCTAAAAGCAAAAGAAAACGGTATGGTCAATGATTTTCAGCAGGTACAAATAGACAGTACCATAGCCAGATTATGTGATTCTATGGGCAAGTGCGAACGTATAAAAAACACGGTCTTCCCCAAAGCACATAGTTTATTAATCCATTTAATCATTTATGTATTTGCCACAATGTTACCATTTGGTCTGTCAGACCAATACCTGGCGGTGGAAATAAGTCTAACTATTGGAATACCGATTATTTTCGTTGCCATTGAAAAAACATCCATTTTGATGCAGGACCCTTTTGAAAATCGACCTATGGACACCCCTGTAACCGATTTGGCTACAACTATTGAAATAAATCTTAAACAAATGATAGGGGATGAGGATATTCCGATCAAAGAAAAAGCGAGCGAATATTATATACTGTAA
- a CDS encoding P-II family nitrogen regulator: protein MKEIKAFIKPNRIQRVIEALSDNGFESMTLSQAEGTGAFKAKGARPSLDFHVTDSPVVKLELVCQNEEAQAAIETIIANAKTDGPGDGIIYIANIEDAFQIKTGDSLKRHDL, encoded by the coding sequence ATGAAAGAAATAAAAGCATTTATAAAACCAAACCGAATCCAAAGAGTCATTGAAGCACTTTCTGACAATGGATTTGAAAGTATGACCCTTTCACAAGCAGAAGGCACGGGCGCATTCAAGGCAAAAGGTGCAAGACCGTCGCTAGATTTTCACGTAACAGATAGTCCTGTGGTAAAATTGGAATTGGTCTGTCAAAATGAGGAAGCCCAAGCGGCCATTGAAACAATTATAGCCAACGCCAAAACCGACGGGCCTGGAGATGGTATTATTTATATAGCAAATATTGAAGATGCCTTTCAGATTAAAACAGGAGATTCCTTAAAACGGCACGACCTGTAA
- a CDS encoding STAS/SEC14 domain-containing protein, which produces MLQIIELKEKNIVATKASGKLRKEDIEKIHPLIHAILDKGMKVRWYFEMENFTGWDLPGLWEDLKMDTAHATDYEKIAMVGDKKWQNWITQFMKPFTNAEIKYFNIDQKEDAKNWIESQ; this is translated from the coding sequence ATGTTACAGATAATCGAATTAAAAGAAAAAAATATTGTTGCAACAAAAGCTTCGGGCAAATTGAGAAAAGAAGATATAGAAAAAATCCACCCACTTATCCACGCCATACTGGACAAGGGAATGAAAGTCCGTTGGTATTTTGAGATGGAAAACTTTACAGGTTGGGATTTACCTGGTTTATGGGAAGACCTGAAAATGGACACAGCCCACGCCACGGACTATGAAAAGATTGCTATGGTTGGAGATAAAAAATGGCAGAATTGGATAACCCAATTTATGAAGCCTTTTACGAACGCCGAAATTAAGTATTTCAATATAGACCAAAAGGAAGATGCCAAAAATTGGATTGAGAGCCAGTAA
- a CDS encoding STAS/SEC14 domain-containing protein translates to MMSIYKKEATVYMVAEKKLDAKDYENLIPVLTEHITAHPEVFWYIEMENFEGWTAEAHWKGIELDLPNEKHLKRVALVGSVKWQEQFTEVLLPFSEAHIKFYKTEEKELAKEWIEIE, encoded by the coding sequence ATGATGTCAATCTATAAAAAAGAAGCTACTGTATATATGGTGGCAGAGAAAAAGCTGGATGCCAAGGATTATGAAAACTTGATACCAGTCTTAACAGAACATATAACTGCCCATCCGGAAGTTTTCTGGTACATCGAGATGGAAAATTTTGAAGGTTGGACAGCAGAGGCACATTGGAAGGGAATTGAATTAGACCTTCCGAATGAAAAGCATTTAAAGCGTGTTGCTTTGGTGGGTAGCGTTAAATGGCAGGAGCAATTTACCGAGGTATTGCTTCCTTTTTCAGAAGCTCATATAAAATTTTATAAGACCGAAGAAAAAGAATTGGCCAAAGAATGGATAGAAATAGAATAA
- a CDS encoding zinc ribbon domain-containing protein has product MGFLKHLLRGSYGHHSNKHQRKNNDPRFDEPKVVVRCIKCGKNNPENASFCQHCGEPLGKVKCKSCEEPIPMDAKFCSKCGTEV; this is encoded by the coding sequence ATGGGATTTTTAAAACATTTATTAAGAGGAAGTTATGGTCATCATTCCAACAAGCATCAACGTAAAAATAATGACCCAAGATTTGATGAACCCAAGGTTGTTGTGAGATGTATAAAATGCGGCAAAAACAATCCTGAAAATGCTTCTTTTTGTCAACATTGTGGCGAGCCTTTAGGTAAAGTAAAATGCAAAAGTTGTGAAGAACCAATACCTATGGATGCAAAATTTTGTTCTAAATGTGGCACTGAAGTATAG
- a CDS encoding helix-turn-helix domain-containing protein, translated as MKPPNGIHNQKRGGLNRQGLLIAIVLGFAVGIIIIQPLGISLFQYDQSGDTGNWWYLFKNAVGQALGFGDVDQILKNILFGIMGSSLALMFYTRKTIFQLNREKVGITLIRELLDKGENHEVEFKSTLRWDLRQGKVNKALEMVVAKTIAGFMNTEGGHLIIGVDDEGRILGLEQDYGTLKKPGKDGFEQYIMQLVSFNLGTHFCPLAKVTFYQFEEKDICYVRVYKSQKPVYLNLGDRSHFFIRTGNGTRELDMPEALDYMETHLN; from the coding sequence ATGAAACCGCCTAATGGCATACATAATCAAAAAAGAGGAGGGCTGAACAGGCAAGGACTTCTTATTGCTATTGTTTTAGGGTTTGCGGTGGGCATAATCATTATACAGCCATTGGGCATTTCCCTATTCCAGTATGACCAGAGCGGTGATACGGGCAATTGGTGGTATTTGTTCAAAAATGCAGTTGGGCAAGCTCTTGGATTTGGAGATGTGGACCAAATCCTAAAAAATATCCTGTTTGGTATTATGGGAAGCAGTCTCGCCCTGATGTTCTATACAAGAAAAACAATATTTCAACTAAATAGGGAGAAAGTCGGAATAACCTTGATAAGGGAATTATTGGACAAAGGTGAAAACCACGAGGTAGAATTCAAAAGCACCTTGCGGTGGGACCTTCGACAAGGTAAGGTAAACAAAGCCTTGGAAATGGTAGTGGCAAAGACCATTGCGGGATTTATGAATACCGAAGGCGGCCATTTGATTATAGGAGTTGACGATGAAGGCCGTATCCTGGGGCTCGAACAAGATTACGGTACTTTAAAGAAACCGGGCAAGGACGGATTTGAACAGTATATAATGCAGTTGGTGTCCTTCAATTTAGGCACGCATTTTTGCCCTTTGGCAAAGGTGACCTTTTACCAATTTGAAGAAAAGGATATCTGTTATGTAAGGGTCTACAAATCGCAAAAACCAGTGTATTTGAACCTGGGCGACCGTTCTCATTTCTTTATCAGAACTGGGAACGGTACCCGTGAGTTGGATATGCCCGAAGCATTAGATTATATGGAAACACACTTAAATTAA
- a CDS encoding Fur family transcriptional regulator encodes MEKIVQFLESKGIRPTAMRLMTYKRLAELNVAISLGDLEKDFKVSERSTLFRTMKAFEEKGIVHQIEDGTGVIKYALCEENCECEVGNDLHLHFHCNNCNETVCLTEHKIPHINLPDGYITEDINLVVKGICEKCSGN; translated from the coding sequence ATGGAAAAAATAGTTCAATTTTTAGAAAGCAAAGGAATACGACCTACAGCTATGCGCCTTATGACATATAAGCGGTTGGCAGAGTTGAATGTGGCCATCAGCCTTGGCGACTTGGAAAAGGATTTTAAGGTCAGTGAAAGAAGTACCCTATTTAGGACTATGAAAGCGTTTGAAGAAAAAGGTATTGTGCATCAAATCGAGGATGGTACGGGAGTTATAAAATACGCCCTTTGCGAAGAAAATTGTGAATGCGAGGTCGGCAACGACCTTCATTTGCACTTTCATTGCAACAATTGTAATGAAACGGTCTGTTTAACAGAGCATAAAATCCCTCACATCAACTTACCTGATGGTTATATTACCGAGGATATCAACTTGGTGGTAAAGGGCATTTGCGAAAAATGCAGTGGCAATTAG
- a CDS encoding Fur family transcriptional regulator gives MTKTEKTLLAKGIRPTKMRSKIYKFLKRKQSAVSFSDLKKAFVQKSETNKTANRTTFYRNLKIFEDKGLIHQINDGVGVAKYAISDENAKGKYGTDLHMHFHCTDCRKTICLPNKISEESLPHDYEVNDVNLVLKGICEKCRKK, from the coding sequence ATGACAAAGACGGAAAAAACATTATTGGCTAAAGGGATTCGACCTACTAAAATGAGGTCGAAGATATACAAGTTCCTAAAAAGGAAACAAAGTGCCGTGTCCTTTTCCGATTTGAAAAAGGCCTTTGTTCAAAAGAGCGAAACCAATAAAACAGCAAACAGAACGACCTTTTATCGAAACCTCAAGATTTTCGAGGATAAAGGGCTGATTCATCAGATTAATGATGGGGTCGGAGTGGCAAAATATGCGATTTCTGATGAAAACGCCAAAGGTAAATACGGTACAGATTTACATATGCACTTTCATTGTACCGATTGTAGGAAAACAATCTGTTTACCGAATAAGATATCGGAAGAAAGCTTGCCACACGATTATGAAGTGAACGATGTGAACTTGGTTTTGAAAGGAATATGTGAAAAATGCAGGAAAAAATAA